GTCAGGGGTTGCTGCAGTCCTACTGCCAGGGGGCACGCAGAGCCGGGGGGAGGCTGCGTGGGACGGGGATGTGCGGCGTGCAGGAGATGTGCAGGACGTAGCAGCTGCTGCAGGTGACAGGCAGCATACTGCAGTCCCTCCCTGCAGTCCCCGCAGGCAGGTCTTTGCTCCTGGGAGCTCCGGGCTGGGTGTCCCACCCTGTGCATGCAAGTGAACCCGAAGCTGGGCCTGTGGGGTGATGCTGGTACAGCCCAGCGCACGGTCCATGGTGGGAACCGTGCTTACCCCCTCCCATGATGAGCGGCATCGTGGACCCGTCGCGGTGGGGCTTTGCTTTGTGGAGATCCCCGCAATCTGGTCCCTTTGCTGGTTGCTGAGGCTCAGGCTGAGCCTGCCCCTCACCAGGCTCCTCCTGCccttggggaggggatgggggctCATGGGGCTGTGCCGGTATAGGGTGTCCATCCCTGGGGGTGGCAGTCCCCGACCCTGGAAGAGTCCCCGCTGCTCACGGTCATCTCCAGTGAGGTGACGGGCTTTGCTCTCCCACTCCTGGGGTCTCTGCGCTGCTGGGAAACCAAggggatttttctggttttaatgatTCCCCTTACCATCCGCCTCCTCCACATTTTATTTACTCTCCTCTCTCGTTTGCTGCTTCCTTTCCCAGTAACCACCAGCATCTctccccctgccagcagcagaattTGCTTTATGTTCCCCAGTCTTTCTTGGGACCATTTCTGctcaggaaaggagaaagagggaagcGGAGCGAGGAGCAAAGCTGGGAGGAAAGGGTCCCACTGGGGTCTTTGAGAGCGTTATGGGCTGCGTTTGTCCTTCTCATTCACCAAGGCATTTACAGGCACTGCGCAGGGCAGGACTGCGCTGCTCTGGGTGGCAGGAGCCCCTCAGGGCAGGAGGTGTTAAGACACACGGCATGTGCTGCCGTCTGCGTTTGGGATGGGAGCAGGTCTCATCAGGACGATGCAgaagcctccctccatccctcctttctTCTCGGCTtgctctccttctctcttcccccctcttttttttttttttttttttttttttttgtccagacaTAATTAATGTAAACCAAATGCTTTGTGCACAGCTGCTGGCATCCTGAAACCGTTTTGTGTGTGGTCTTTCCTTTAGCCTGGACAGAGATGGAGCAAAACTCTGAGCGCTATCCCAGACCTGCTTGGGTAAAGAGCTGCATCTATTGCACAAGAGGCACCTTGAGTTCCCCTCCTGGGATGAGCTTATGCGATGGCTGGTTGAACTGGTTTAAATAAAGCCATGGAGCTGCCCAAAAACTTCATCTCCCAAATCCAGCCAAACCCAAGCTCAACTTTTCTTGCTGGTTGGAGGAAATTTTCTTAACTGAAACCCCAAATGTCTGTCTCATTTTCGTGGCTGCCTCTCTCTGTCTTGGTTCCCCAGGGCTGGATGTTAAAGTACCAAAGCTGCCGCGGGAAGGATGTCCTCGTGCTGCGTCTGGCACCTTCGGACCCGGGGAGCAGCAAGatcttgtgatttatttttttccagccaaagGCACAAGTTCTGATCACTGCTATCACTCGATACTGCCACTGGAACTTTAGGACATGAGGtgtgagggaaagaaaatatctggCCCTACCTGTTAGGCTCCCCAAAGCCCAGGCAGCGGCGGAGCATCTTGCATCCCAAGTTGCTCCCGACTACCCGCAACCCCTGGATTCCCCGTAGCGCTGGTGCCAGGGCTGAGGGGCTCCGCATCCCACGctccgctgccagccctgcccctgcgGCCGCCCCTTCCCACTCCCTTGCAGACGGTGCTTTTCTCCTCCATTGCTCCGATCGCTCCCTTAAAACCCCAGCGTGGCATCTGGGATCATCAGCCACAAATATCAGCTTGCACGTCCCACGTCCTGCTTGCTCACCGGTAGCACTCTGGGTGTGCTGGGACAGGTGCAAAGTACCAAGGGATGCTCGACTTtggaaaaatccctttttttctttttttttttttttttttagcggaCACAATCCTGCCGCGGTGCGGCGAGGGCAGCCGAGCGTCTCCGGCGTGCCAGCTCATCCCGGGCCCTGCAGTGAGTCAGTGGCTGAGCATTTTGCAAACGTTTAAGCTAAATGGGAAGCATCTGAGGGCCCTGCCGTGGACGTGCTTTGGATTCCAGGGTGATTAGGATGCTGCAGATGCCTGGGCGAGAAGGTGGGCCGGGTGGTGTTTCTGGGAGAGACCGCTCTCACGTTTCTGCTCAAAAACTCTCCCCGTGttgtggctgggagctggggggactGGAGGGGGTGACACCTCTTGAGTGCATCCTCCCCATGGAGACCGGGGCACGTCTTGCGGTGGCTTCTTCTCGGGCGGCTCTGAGCAAAGAGCTGCGCAGAAAACCCTTGTGCGATGGAGCAGTTGCAGGCTGGGGCGATATTCGCAATTTACTTTTCCCTTCCTCAAACAAAGGCGTCAGTCTGGAGAGCGTGTGCATGTGTCCAcacaatattttaggaaaaaaaaaaaaaaaatctgactttctGTGGAAGACTAGTTTCCGTGGAAAACTTTCAGGCAGCCCATGGTGGGGGGCCTGGAGAGGCTCGCGTATCCAGAAGGGGCGATTTCTGCTCTCGGCGCTTGGTCGGGTGATGCtcacaggagaggggaagggtcCTGACTTGCAGGGAAATGgtcccccccaccagccccgcaTCCCCgcacccagccccgctccgggATGCTCCGGGGCCGTGGGGCTGGTGAGCACCAGAAAAGGAATTGTCTGCACCGAGTGCCCCGCAGCGCCCCGGCGATGACAATTTTAAATGAGTGAGATGTTGAAAAATAGCGAgtgagattttttaaaaggtcACCTTGGCCAAGGAGGCAAAAATTCTTCCTTGCGCGAGTGAGATGCTTTAGGAACTGCCTTAAAATTAATCCAAAACATGAGCCCAGCTCCAAATGAGTGGGACTTGGCAAGACGGCTGGACACATTATCTTTAAATATAGGCAGGCATCCCGGAGGGTTTCTGGTGGTTTTCCTGGTCACTTCttattcctccctctccccctccgctcccccctcCTTGCATAATTCTCTCTATTTTAATGCCTCTTTCCACATTTTGGGTAGTCGTTTGTTTATTGGTATGAAGTCTCCCTGAACCAGGCAGGGTTGCGACACTGCAAGAGCTTTTGTGCCGGGATATTTTGCTGGCACCATCCCTTTTCCTTGGGAGGGCATTGCCCGGGCggcccccagcctctgcccagaGGAGGCTGCGGCTCTCAAGGGATGACAAAGGTTTTCGAAAGGTGGAAATGCCTCTGGTTTTTGGGTTGGGACTCTGATGGACCCCAATCTGTGCAAAATTAGGGTGAGACCTTGCGTGCTTCTGACCCTCCGTGCAGCGACCCCAGAGGGTCCTCATGGGCCCCAAAACTCCTGTGCCGGGGGCAGCGGTGCCTGGGTTGCAGGGACGGGCTCTGCGGGGCTTTCCTGAGCTATTCGGCTCCCTTTATCCTcttcccaccccaaaccccaggCTGGGGGCATACAGAAAGCTAAGGGGACTGGCTTTAGGCTGGGCGGGAGAAGCAAGCCCCTTACCACCGAAGCAGGGAGGCTCTGGACCCGCTCGGGCTTTGAGGAGGGCTGTTGGACATGTCTGGACGTACAAAGACACATCTGTCTTTAATCCTTCCCTCTGTAACCGAGACCGGGTCCGGGCAGAGCCACAGCAAACCCTCGCCGCCTGCTGCAGGTATGTGTGCGACTGCGTTTGGAGGGCCTTGGCAACGCGGCGGTGCTAGACCGTTTTTAGAGCCACATGTTCTCGCTAAACGCAGCTTCCTATTGACTTGTTAAACATTTGCTATTTatcagattttgcttttaaactgtCTGTAACAGTCTGGGAGAACTTGTGTCAAAATCCCTTCCAGATGTGAAGGTGCTACCCGATACTTTGGTTATAACCTGGGCCCTTGCTCCTGCTCCGTTCAGATTAGCTCAACTACTGTGAAAAcgaaaatgcaaataaagacacagaaagagaggagagacGCGTGTAAAACTTCCCCCAAACCTTCCCTTTTACAGGCAAAACAGATCCTGCCTTTATAAGGAGATTGTGAGTTTTATCAGCGAACATTTGCTTTGCTGGAAAACCACAGGTAAGCAGGGGAGAACAGCCACCCTTCCCCGTCTGCCCACGCGGGTGTTTTATGAAGcattattgactttttttttcctcctgttgaaATAATGTTTCTTAGGGTCTGGGGCTTCCAGACAGATCAGTTCGTTTTATGAGCATCAGATGATGTGTGCAGTTGGAAACCCGAGCGGTTCCCTTGCATTCGGAGCACGCGGATCAGATAACGACGGTTCGTTAAAGGCGGTTGTTAAGGTTGGGAACTTTTCTTAGCGGCACCCGCTCTGCGGATGCGCTGCCCAGTCTGTCTCCAGAAGAAGCTTTGGGGCCACAAGATATTCCCAGATTAAAACAACTTCTCTCGCTCCATGGTGTCTGTCAGATCGTATACGGCCCGAGCCAGCTCCCATTGTAGCGAGGGAGggtttttccactgactttaagAGGCGCTGGACCGGGGCCATCCTCTGTGTAATGCGGATCCGGGAGTGTGCGTGATGCACTGCATGATGACAGAATTTCTGGGAGATTGGCCTAAACCAAAAACCTTGGACCGCCGTTCCCTGGGACCGCTCCGCCGGAGGAGCGGGGAGGCTGGAGACACCCAACCTGGACCCGGAGCGAGTTTTTGCAGCTGCGAAAGCATCCCCGCAAGAGCCGAGCGAGCCCGGCTGCTTCGCATCTCCCCTGCCCCGGCTCGGGGACTCGGCGCTCGGGTTTGTTCGCTTGGGTCGAGTCCACCATCCGTCTCCGGCGCTGCCGGGGGGGAGCGGACACCTGCGAGTGTGCGAGGGGCTCCCTGGCCAACCCCCCGGGAGCCGAGCGGCTCAGCCCGTCTGCGGCGCTGCAGCCgagctcccccctgcccccaaaataCCTCTTCGCTGCTGGAGGCTGCCGAGCTGCTCCGggatggggctgccctgcccgcgCCAACCAGGCTGGAAAGTTTGGTTGGAAAGTTTGGTTGGAAATCTTGCTGAAAGGctgagaggaaagaagaggagaagaaaaatctccCAGGATGTTTGTATGGCGTTGTTTTAAGCAAAATCCCGATGAgttgatgttttttttctcttgctggtgCTGGGTTGGGCAGCTCTGCACCCACGCGGGAGGTACCGCTGTACTGACCCCCCGGCTGCATCTGCTCTAACTCCATACTGCGCCGCTGCAGAAAGGTGTtgtttctgcagagcagcaccagccATGGCAAATCCCACCCGGCAATTCTTGGCTGCCCCCTGACTCCTCTGAAGTGCAGGAGATTTTCTTTGTGCACCCCGAAAAAGATATGCgttggggctggggcagctggagCGAAGCTGAGAGATACCGAGTGGTCCCAGATAGGTGCTTCCGTTGCTCCATCtccccttttttccaggctgatgGATGGGGCTGGTTTCTCATAGTGCATCTGTACCATGTCCCAGGGCTCCACAATGTCTGTGTAGGATATCGGTGGGGAGTCCCCTTCACCCCTGCATCCCTGTTACAGGACAGACATCTCCTGCACATCACAACTGGAGGGTGATGGAGGAACCCAGGTCAAGACCTCTCCCTTGGGCTCCCCACAGAGCTCCTGCCTCTacctgcacaaaaaaaatcaccGGTTTTGAATTTCCAGGGAAATCAGGTTTCTTTGGTGCTCCCTGGGGGGAGGCAGGACTTCACTGGTAGTCCTGGTGGATGCATCTCCTTGGGTTGTCCATCTCCGCTTCCCGTGAGCTACATCTGCCTTAAGCTGAAGCAACGGCACTTTCTGAAGCAGGGTAGCATCAGCACGGCATAAAGGGCATAAAAATGGTTAGAAGGAAAGCCATGGTCTGTGAGTTCACCTGGGAGGGCTGGCCAGGCTGTCTCGCAACTTGAGTGTGCATGGAGGAACGGCGGAATGAGggtgaggagggaagagcagcgcGTGGAAAATAACCCGAAGCGGTCTTTCAAAATCACGGGGTGATAAGGCATTTTCTGGAGTGCCCCATACAGCTGGCAGCAGAAACCAGGCTTTTATGTTTTGGTCTGGCTAGTTTTTCACTTTCTGCAGCCAAAGGGATCTGGATAAAGTTTGCCTGGAAGATTAGCTGGCACCGAGCCCGACTAGACATCTCTGGAAGCCTCCCCTGGAGCAGGAGTAGGTCCTAATTCCCCTCTCATCCTGGCCCTGCTGCAGGCAAGGACGGGGGAACGTGTGTCCCCTAGAGGGGATGGTTCCACCCCATCATTGCGCGCTGGCCCCTGCGCCTGCTGCGAGATCCCAGTGGGGCCAGCCCTCTCCCGCTCGGCAGGCCAGGTCCCCGTTCCTCCAgccatggggatgctggggagcacGCAGAGGGGAGCCAGGTCCTGCGAGACCCCTCCAAGCCCAGTCCCTGCGTGTGGCGGAGGCGATGCCCCGCAGCCCGAGGGGTGGGATGGGAGCACGAAGCctcggcaccggcgcccggctcTTGTGGCTTTGCATCAGCCCTGGCCTGGGGACACGCATCCTTCATGTGGTCTGTCCTGACGCTGAAACCCAGGGGGCAAATGGGGTGTGCGGGAGCCCCCCCGAGCAGGGCTGGCGTCCCCCAGTGCCAGCACCGGGTCCGGCACCGGCTGCAGGGCCCGACCACATCTGAGCGGCTGGCTGCGGGGCAGAGCCGGCAGGGGATGGAGGCCGTGCGATGCCGTCCCTCCGGGGCCAGCGGGCACCCCACGCTGTCACTGCGGCCCAGACACAAAGCAAATGGGCTTTTGTGCTTGGGGAGACATGGTGGAGCAGGGGGGAGGCTGGCAGGCTCCTGCCTGCCCTACTTGCCGCTCTCTGCTGCTGCGTTGGTAGCAGATGCCGATGCCTCCGGAGCAGAAAGCCCCGTCCCTCCTCTctcattccttttttccttttttctttctttttttcttcccctccccccccccccggatgATCTTAAAAAAAGCCTGGGCGGTTTGGGCTTCGCAAAACCCAAATGCCTTTTGCAGCATCAAGCCCGGATCCCATAAGTAATATCCCAGCGTTCGAGAATAAGACAGTATATGAAGTAGACGGGGAGCTATAAAGGCGCTTTAAAAGGGGCAATAAAAGTTTTGGGTTTCATATCGTCTTACCAAAGAAGAGAATAACAGAGAAGCAGGAAATTTCAGTAGCAGACATGACAAAGGTCACAGCACTCAGACTGCACCTTAGACGAAAACACCTACTCTTATGAAAACAGCAAGAATTTTTGGCAGGGGCTCAAGAGCTCTTACAGGCAAAGCTCTCGGCAGCGCTAAAAGGTTACAAGAGACTGTTTTGTCTACGTTGCTGTAAATGTTTAtaatattccccccccccccctttgtaTTGCAGGGGATATCCTGCCCCTGCGATAGCGAATTCAGCCCCGTCCACCTTCCTCCCGGGTGCCGGGGTGCCCGGTGCTGCCGCGGCGGGGGCTGATGGGGCAGGGACCCCGCGGACGTGCCCGGCTGCGATTCGGCCCCGAGGACGGGCGCTGGTCCCACAGCGGGTGCAAAGGGACGGATGGTTTGCATGGAGCGGTGCCCTGGGGCAtcagaggggagagggaaaaaagcaaaccttgCCTGGGATTTTATTGTATGCAATAcactttttttgatttttttttttttttttttggtgtcacaCCTGAATGCATGGCAGGTAGGAGCAGGAGCTTTCATTTACTCAGCTGGGCCTTAGCGAACGCGCCCTCCTTGTTTGCATGGGGTTTGCCAACCTGTTTTCCCTCCCGCTCAGCCGCAGTAAGGCATCGCGGTCaccccctgcctctcctcccagcgCTTCATCCGCTGGGCTCCCCCCGTGCCCACGCCGCCCACCAGCCGCCGCGGTTTGCTGCAGGGTCAGGCACGTTGGAGGGACCAAATAGCCACCAAATGAGTCGGGGGGGTCAGGGTGCCTCTGAGCAGCCGCTGCAGCAAGTAGCAGAGGGTGTGCGGAGGGATGGAGGCTGCTGGCGGAGCTGGtcaggctgctgggggggggtcaGTGTTGAGATCTGCACGTGGGGTAATGCACACCGTGGGGTAATGCACACTGAGAGATGTGCTGAGAGACGACTCAGTGAGAGCCAGCGAGGTCCTGGCCATGGGACGCCCATGTGGGTGACCCTTTGGGAAGCATCTGCGCACCCTCGGAGCCGCCTCTTGCATATAGCGCCAAGGTGCTTCTTGCATTCAGCTCTGAATTAGGAATCAAAGCACTTGGGACTGCTTTTTGGGGATGCCCTGAGCAGTCCTTGTGCGGCAAAGTACCCCAGTATCGTGCAAGCAATGGGGGAAGTGTTGCACACAAACCCTCAGAGCATCTTGCAGAACGTCCTGGGGGCTGGATGCTGGACAAGCCCCGGTGCGCTGTGTTGGTTTAGGTGCTGGGGAACCCTTTGAAAACTCTTTGCTAGCGCTGCCTCTGCGTGCAGCTGCGGCGGCTGTGCCACCCCTAGCCAGTGACTCTTGGATGCTCGGGGGTTCataattcatttatatttttgttggAAGCTCATTCAGTTTTGGTTGTTGCCCCGTCGCAGGAAGTTTCTCTGATGAATGACCGGGGTGGATTTCTCTTCCAGAGGAACCCAGGCTTAATGTGGGCTTTCTGTGGACATCACTGTATATCAATACTGCTCTAATTGTCCATGACATATAGTCTTGGCGTTTTTCCCAGACAGTCTAAATAAATCATACACTTCTGCTATAGTAAATAGTCTGTTAGAGGAGATGTTATAGGCTTAcagccctcccccctccctccaggagcttcttttctctgcctttaatTTTCCATGTACTTTCCATACTAAGGAGGCTCTCCGCAAGCGCAcctgctgccggcactgcccgGGCAGGTCTGCAAGGACAAAGTGCCCGCTGTTGAAGGTCCCACCAGGCCGGGGATGGctgcgggcaggggaaggggtgGCCATGCTCCGAGCTCCACTTTGGGGCTGGCATCTGCCCTCGACCGAGCGGGACCTGAGCTGGGAAGTTTCTTGCACCACGCAGGAGGCACTGGCACAGCACACTTGCAAAGTCTTTGTTAGTATATATTATTTACATCGAGagaatgcataaataaaatagTGAACATCTCACAAAGAATAACAGGTTCTGTTAATCGGGCATGAAAAATGAAGCCCTGTGGGCTCAGGCTGGGAGAATCTGCACAGGGGGGACAACTCACGTCCTCCGGGGACAGTGCAGGGGACAGCCCAGGTGGTGACATGGCCCGAGAGCGAAGTGTCTCCTGAGGGTTGCAGCCCAGAGAAGCGCTTctccagagagaagcagagataaATGGCAAACTGCAAGCGCAACCTCTGCTAGGGCTGATGgcggaaagggaagaaaagcccGGGGTGTGCACGGAGCTGGTGGGAGTTGATGCCGGTGTCCCAGAGGAAAACACAACGGGCtggcattttgcttttgcttgtgcCCTTCCATCACCCTAGGAGCGGAAAAACAAGTGCCCCCCTCGCCCGGGTGGCTCAGACGCAGCAGCAGAGCGTGGAGCAGTCCAGCCTGGCGGGCGTCCCAGCGCTCCCGGCCTTCTTGTtctccttgggcagcagcagcacgAAGGCCATGGCCAAGGCGCAGTGGTAGAAGCTGTGCACGTAGGTGTAATCCCATTCCTGCAAGTGGGGAGAGCGTTAGTGAGACctgccggggccgcgggagcAGTGGTGCCCGGGGAGGCGTCTGCGTTAGGTGCAAAACATTAAGTTTCTGCACATAGtcaaaaggaaaggaataaaaaaaaaataaaaaaaattcctgagCATTCTGCCTCTTTTTGCTGTCAAAGAAGAAAGGATttccagccttaaaaaaaaaaaaaaaaagtcaaagtggATTTAACACATTCCAATTTGCACATTTCCCAATTCTTGAATGAAGTGTTTCATTACCCCGCAAAGGACGCGGCGGCGaggccggggcgcggggggaggcGGTTTCTGCTAAGTGACATTTTTATGTTCTGCTAGAATTTGCAATTactaaatgctttgaaaaataatcCTTGGGGATGACTGTGAGGTTGTATCTAGCAGCTCCCAATGCACAGAGCAGCCGTAACGGCAGGGCTGAGCGCAGGCGCGaccggcagcgctgccgggggcGGTCGCCGGCCCCGCGCGGGACAGACGGACGCTTTTGCGCAGGACGGGCGGACTGGCCAAAGTGGAGAGAGCAAAAGGTTATAAACAAGGGATCGAGTGCCCCTGGGAGCCAACGGAGAGTCTTTTCTCTGGCGCGAGCCAGCTTTGGATCCGGCCATGCCTGGGTCACATCCAGTCCCTGCTGTGGCTCTGCGAGGTGTCCTTAAGTCACCCACGCCCGGTTTCCAAAAAAACCCCGCTCGCATTTGACAAAGCCATTTTGAGGACCACGTGCGGCTGAAGAAAGCGTGGCCTCTGTCCTTGTGACTCACTTAACGGGGGAGAAAGAGGGCAAGCGTCACCCTGCGCGTCACTCGCAGTTAACGGgccaggggctgggatggggacaagccCTTGTCCCTGCCACCAGACCCCGGCACGCCAAGCCCAGAGACCCGCGTCTGAGCTGGGTTTTTGTCCGAGGCTGGATGCAGCCCGGCGGTGCGAAGGCGGAGGTCTCCTGTCTTGGTAACGTCCTTTACACCTTGTAAAGTCAGAGGGATTGCGTGCGCAAACGGGTACCTCAAAGAAGAACCGCAGCATCAGCGCTAACGCCCCGAAGCAGAAGCCAGGACCGATCTGCTGGGTGTAGACGCTCTTGTCTGGATAGagccctttcttctctttcatcttttgtagctggaaggaaaagaaagagcacccCAAGTGTATTCACCTGGATTTAGCCGGTTGCTCCGCATACAAAAGATCCcataaatgctgaaataaaagcccgcaaagcccgcagaccgGCCCCCCGAGGCTGTGGGGCCTGCCCGCACGTGGGAAGCacctctgcctgcctcctgccagggCTCCTCCTGCTTCATTCCCGTTTTCTTAATATTCAGTCCCAAACCCAGCTCAGGGAGCGTGTGCCCTCGCAATCCCAGTCTCTGGGAGAGCGGATCCCAGCACAGCATCCTCAGGCTGGGGGATGCAGGGTGGTCCCCTGCCTTGGTCCCCTCCTTGCCCATCCCCTCTCTGTCATGGCCACTTGCTTTTAGCTACCGGCCGGGTGGTAGACGCGGCTTAGGGACAGTCCGTAGCCAGGACTTGCATCGCTGCATTTCCATGATGCTCAGCAGCATCTTCCTGCAATTTTTGCCCCAttacttctcttttcccttttattgccATGCCCATTCCTGCCCATGGCTCTGCCACCCGTGCTCCCAACCAGGTCACAGCATCTGCTGCGCGTGGGGCACACGCTGTGGCACGGTGCCCCACtgtcccaggagctgccagccagATTCAGGCAGACTACAGGCAGATTCCTTCCCACCTTATCACGGTGTTTTATCCCCATCTTCCACCAGCTCCGGGGCAGTTTAGCAGACCCCTCTGCCTCTGAGTAGCTGTAAAAACTCCATAAATACGTTCCTCCTGATTAGAAACGCAGGGACAGATGTGGTAGATTGCTCAGACCGATCGAATCTGGCGTTTATCACAAAGGCTGCTTGCTGTCTGCCTGCTTTCTGTTCGGGCTGAAGGAGAAGCGATGGCCGGTGCTGCGAGAGCTGGACCTCGAGGAGGAAACCTCTGGTGGATGTCGGAGCCCTCTGTGCAgggctcagccccttccccaccacgAGCATCCTGCAAAGCCCCGGCACAGTGCCCTTCCCTACGTACCCATTTCACGGTTATCACCAGGACGGCCGTCCCGATGGGTCCCGAGTAGACGCCGTATCCCCAGCGGTCGTGGTAGATCCTCACGGCGATGGTGAGGACGCCGAACATGACGAAGGTCGATCTCTTCGGCTCGTCAAACTCTGCCAGGGCTGCACGGCACCGAGCACAGGGAGCATCAGCTCACCCACCCCCTTCCTCGCCTGCTCCCCTAAAGCCTTTCTGGGGCTGTCTGGGTGCCCTGGGGACACTCAGCACTGCATCCAGGTCCCGTTTGCCCTTCTTATGCCtcacagctggggaaactgaggcacacagggGCGAAGAGTCCCAAGGAATCGGAGTGGCGGGTCTAGGAGCTGATTTTAGAGGTCTTACACTCAG
The genomic region above belongs to Rissa tridactyla isolate bRisTri1 chromosome 14, bRisTri1.patW.cur.20221130, whole genome shotgun sequence and contains:
- the MYMK gene encoding protein myomaker; this encodes MGSLVAKLLLPTISTLVFLPTISIAAKRRFHMEAMVYFFTMFFVAFYHVCDGPGLSVLCFMRYDILEYFSIYGTALSIWVSLMALAEFDEPKRSTFVMFGVLTIAVRIYHDRWGYGVYSGPIGTAVLVITVKWLQKMKEKKGLYPDKSVYTQQIGPGFCFGALALMLRFFFEEWDYTYVHSFYHCALAMAFVLLLPKENKKAGSAGTPARLDCSTLCCCV